In Actinoplanes octamycinicus, the genomic window GGCCGGGCAGGCGGCCCGGCCGCTGCGGGTGTCGGTGACGGTCACCGTACGCATGCTGAGCGTGCCGATGTTAGTGACCAGGAAGTCGAACGTGACGGTGTCCCCCGCCTCGACCGCGTTGACGTGCTCGGCCGGTGTCACGTGGGTGGCGCCGGTGGTGACGGTCAGCGTCGCGACGCCGACGCCGACCGGCACACTGGTGGTCGTCGTGGCGTAGGGGCCGGCGGTGGCCTCGCCGGGCGCCCGGCCGGTCACCCGGGTGGTGGCGGAGAGCGCCACCCCGGCGTCGTAGTCGCTCTGGGTCACCCGGTACGCCGCGTTCCCGGTGCAGGCGGCCGTGCCGCCGACCAGCAGCGAGGCGGCGTCGCAGGTGGCGCCTCCGCTGAGCGAGTCGCTGACGCTGTCCAGCCGCATGGTCACGTTGCCGGTGTTGCGGACCTGATGGGTGAACGCCACCGTGTCGCCGGGCTGCACCGCGCCGGCGTGCCCGGTCGGCGACACGTGCGGCACGGTGGTCACGGTCAGCGCCGGTCCGGCCGTCACCACCGGGACCGGCAGCGAGCCTTCCGCGTTGGCCGGCAGATGGCCGGGCGCGACGCTGCGGGCGTCCACGATCGCGTCGTTGCGGATGTCCACGCCGGCGTCGATGTCGGCCTGCACGACCGTGTACGGGGTGGTCGAGGTGCAGGTCAGGGTGCCGCCGAAGGGGATCACGCTGGCCGGGCAGTTGATCGTGGCGATGCTCAGATCGGTCACGCTGACCGTGTCCAGACCGACGTTTCCCGTGTTGGTGATCTTGTAGGTGTAGTTGATCGCGTCGTTGACCCGGACCGGAGTCACCAGCCCGGGCGGCAGCTTCACCTCGATGTCCAGGGCCGGCGCCGCCGGTGCGACCGGCACCGAGCTGACCGGGGAGCTGAAGCTGGCGACCGGGGTGGTCGACGACACCGTGGCGGTGTTGGTGACCGGGCCACCGCCGTCGATGTCCGACTGCTGCACCCGGTAGCCCTGCCCGGGCGTGTGATCGCAGGTCATCGAGGCGCCGATGGCCAGGTCGGGCTGCTGGCAGTTGATCGTGTTGCCCTTGGTGTCGGTGACCGTGACGCCGTCCATCTGCACGTTGCCGTTGTTGGTCACCGCGTAGGTGTAGGAGATCCAGTCGCCGCTGGCCGCCGCGTTCTGCCGGCTCGCCGTGCTCACGGTCGGGGTGAGCACCACGGCCAGCGAGGCGTGCGCGACGGCGACCGGCACGCTGGAGCTGAGCTGGGCATAGGTGGCCGGCAGCACGGTGCTGGTGTTGACCGCCTGCGCCGTCACCGTGTCGGTGATCGGCCGGTTCGCCAGCACCTCCGCGTTCGACACGGTGTGCCTGCTGCCGGTGCAGGTGGTGGTGGCGCCGACCGCCACGCTGTCCGGCGCGCAGGTGGAGGTGCCGCTCAGGTTCCCGGTCAGGGTCAGCGACGTCATCGGCAGGTTGCCGGTGTTGCTCACCTCGTAGACGTAGTCGATGGTGGCGCCGACCCCGGCCGGGGTGGCCGACACGACGCTGACCGAGCGGATGCTCAGCGCCGGCGCGGCCGCCGCGGCGGTCACCCCGTCGGTGTCGCTGTTGTTGCCGGCGACCGGGTCGGTCCCGTCGGCCGCGACGATCTCGCTCTTGTTGTTCAGCGTGCCGCTGCCCAGCGCGGTGCCGTGCAGCGTCAGCACCGCGCCGGGGGTGTTGCCGGGGATCATCCGCTGGATGGTCCAGCGCTGCGCGGCCGTGTCGAAGGTGCCGTTGGTGGCCGTCCCGGAGGTGAGGGTGAGCCCGGCGTCCGGGCTCTCCCGCACCACCACGCTGGTGGCGTCGGACGGGCCGTGGTTGATCACCTGGACCTCGAAGTCCACCTCCTCGGACTGCACGATCGAGGTGCTGCCGGTGACCACCTTGATCACTTCGAGGTCGGCGCGCTGCTCGACGGTGGCCGTGGTGGTGACGGTGTCGTTGCCGCCGACCGGGTCCGGCGTACTGGCCGACACGGTCGCGGTCCGGCCGTAGGCCGTGCTGCCGTACCCGGTGGGTAGCAGCACCGCGGCGAAGGTGATCTGCCAGTCCGCCGACGCGGCCAGGGTCGCCAGGTTGCAGACGTAGCTCCCGCCGTCCGGGGTGACGCCGCCGGTCACGGTGCCCTGGAAGGTGCAGCTGCCGGCGCTGGCCGAGGCGGCCGGCACCGGGCGGCCGGCCGGGATGGCCTGGCGCAGCACCACGCCCTCGGCCCGGGTCTGCCCGTTGTTGACCACCCGGACCGCGCCGGTGACGGTCTGCCCGGCGACCAGCGCGCTGGGATCGCTCGGATTGCCGAGCGTCTGGGTGACCGCCAGGTCGGCCCGGAGCAGCACGGTGAAGTTGATCGTGTCGGTGTCGTTGGCCGCGTTGTTGTCGGTGGTCGGCGAGATGACGGTGGTGCTGGCGAACCCCGGTCCGGCCGCCGCGGAAGCCCCGAGGGTGGCGGTGCCGCCCAGCTGGATGCTGGCCCCGGCCGGAAGGGTGCCGACCGTGCAGGCGTTGGCGGTGCAGTAGGGACTGTTCCGGACGATGGTCACACCGGGCGGGGTGACCGTGTTGAAGGTGACGTTGGTGGCGTCCGACGGACCGTTGTTGGTGACCGTCAGCGTGTAGGTGACGCTGTCGCCCGCGTAGGCGCTGAGCTGGCTCAGCCCGAGCCTGACCCCGACGTCGGCGACCGCGGTCCCGGCCGACTGGACCGAGAAGTTGTTGTTCGCGGCCGACGGGTCCGGGGTGCTGGAGGTGACCGAGACGGCGTTGTTCACCGCGCCGCCACCGGACGCCTTCAAGGTCATGTTGATGGTCACCGTGGTGCTGGTCGACGGCATCATGTCGGCCAGCTGGCACTCCAGGGTGCCGATCGGGGTGACCGCGCAGGTGCCGCCGCTGGCGCTGGTGTAGGTCGCGGTCGCCAGCGGGATCACGTCGGCGAGTACCAGGCCGCGGGCCATCGACGGTCCCGCGTTGGTGACCGTCGCGGTGTAGGTGATCGGCGAGCCGGCCACCCCCGCCGTGTTCGTCATGGTCACGCCGACGTCGGCCAGGGTGGCGACCGCCGCGCTCACCGAGGCCGCATTGTCCGCCTGGTTCACCTCGAACGTCGAGCTGGTCACCGCCGAGGTCAGCGTCGCCTGCACCCCGGGCGTGGCCTGGGCGATGACGTCGCCGCTGACCGTCATCACCCCGGTGCCGCCGGACGGCATGCCGGCCAGGTCGCAGCGCGCGTTCTGCCCGGTGACCGTGCACGTCGCCCCGGGCATGGTCGCCCCGACGTTCACGATCCCGAACGGCACCACCGCGCTGACCTGCACGGCGCTCGCGGTGCTCGGCCCGGCGTTGGTCACCGTCAGGTTGGTGGTGGCGGCCCGGCCGGCCACCACCCCGCCGGCCCCGACCACCGCGCTGATCCGCAGGTCGGCGGCGGCCGCGACGCTGGTCGCGGTGGTGCTGCCGGTCGAGGTGAGCCGCGATCCGGAGATCGGTTCGGTGTACGCCGCCTCGCCGGTGCTGGCCAGCGTGCTCTCCGCCGCCGCGGTGTTCACCTTCACCTGGTACGAGAACGACCGCGACTCCCCCACCGGGATGGTCCCGCCGGCGCTCGGCGTCGCCCCGGTCCCGGCCCGCACCCGGACCGTCCGGGTGGCCGGGTCGTACTCGCCGGTGTCGCCGTCGGCGGCGTCGGTGACCGTGGTGCTGCTGGCCCCGGTGACCGACCGGATCGAGCCGGGGACGAACGTGGTGTTCGGCGGCAGCGGGTCGCTGAGCACCGCGAGCTGGGCCGGGTTGCCGCCCCGGTTCTCGGTGGTCACCGTGTAGGTGAGCACGTCCCCGGCGTTCGCCGTCGCCGCGCTGACCGCGGTGCTGGTCAGCAGGCAGGCCGCGGTGCCGAACGAGATGCCGTCCAGGAAGTTGCCGTAGGTCGGCTTGTTCTGCGCCGCCGAGATCGACTCGAACGCGAACCGGGTCAGCGTCTGTCCCGGCGGCACCGTGTAGTTGGCCGACGAGGGTCCCCACGCGGTGCTCGGATCGGCGATGTTCGCGCCCTGCTGGACCAGCGTGCCGCCGGCCGGCCCGATCTTGACGGCCATCACGTCGGTGCCGAGCCGGCCCCGGTGCTTGATCTCCCAGCGCATGGTCTGCCCGGGCGTGGTCGCCACGTCCTGGTAGAGCGTGGAGACGAAGTTCGCGTTCAGCTCGACGAACTGCACCCCGGAGCCGGCGTTGAAGCCCTGCCGCACCTCGTGCCACAGCTCGAAGACGTGGTCCGGCGCGGTCGTCTTCCAGCCCGGCATGTCCGGGCCCTCGTTGATCAGCGACATCGAGTTGGCCGCGATCGCCGGGGCCTCGAAGTCACCGTTGATCAGGTTCACCGCGGCGCCGCAGGTGCTCTGCGCCGCCCTCGCCGGTTCCCGCCGGGTCGGCGCGAACACCAGCAGACAGCACACCACCAGCAGGAACAGGACCAGCAGGTGGTGGGCACAGCGACGGAGGGCCACGAGCACACAACTTAACGTGCGAATCCGAGCCGATCTCGCATTCCGCCGAGATCATCCGATCCGCACCGAACGCGCCCAATCCGGCGGCCACGCCATCGTATGATCCGAGCCTTCCCCGCCCCGCCGCCGGAACAGTCCGACCACGGTCCGGCACGGCGGCGGCGAACTGGGCCACGGCGTCCACCCGTCGGTCAGCACCACGATCACGTCCGGCCGGGTGCGCAACGCGCTGGCGAAACCGGCCCGCAGGTCGGTCCCGCCGCCGCCGATCAGCGGGATCCCCTCACCCCGGCAGATCGGGTGCGCCACCCGGGCCGCCACGTCGCAGGACACCACGCCGAGCAGTTGCCGGCGCCCGCCGACCGCCCGCCCGATCGCCGCCACCTCCAGCAGCGCCATCCCCAGCTCCTCGTCGCTGACCGACGCCGAGGTGTCGATCACGACGCAGACGCGAGGCGGGTTGCGGCGCAGGGCGGGCAGCACGACGCGCGGCAGTGCCGCGGCCCTCCGGGCGGGTCTTCCGTACGTGTAGTCGTCGCCCGCCCCGGCCGAAGCCGCCGCCGCCCGCACCGCCGCGCCGAGCAGCTCCCGCCACGGCTGCGGCGGGTGGAACGCCTCCTCGGCCCACCGCCGCCAGCCCTTCGACACCCGCCCGGGCGCCCCGTTGATCCCCTGCGCCACCCGGAACCGGACCGCGTCCCGTTCCTGCTCGGTCAGCCCGTGCGCGCCGTCCGGCCCGAGATCCCACGGCCGCTCCCCACCGTCCGCGCCGCTGCCACAGTCCAGCCAGGCGTACCCGTCGGTGAACGGCCCCAGCCGGAACCGCGGCAGGTAGTCCTCCATCAGCTCGCCCGGCGGCAGCCGCAGCACCGCCGGGTGCACCGCGCCGGCCGGGGACGGCAGCCCGTCGCCGTAGATGTCGTCGTTGATCTCGCAGTCCGCCGCGATGTTGAGCCGCAGCCGCACCCCGGGCCCGGTCAGCTCGTGCTCGCGGACGTAGCGGTCGCCCCGCCCATGGTGGTCGCGCAGCAGGTGCGACACCTCGTGCACCCAGACCCCGGCCAGCTCGGTCATCGGCATCCGAGCCACGAAGTCCGGCGACACGTAGCAGCGCCAGTACCGGTCCACCGCCATCGTCGGGGTCGCCGGGCACTCCACCACGTGCAGCGCGAACAGCGCGGACGCCAGGTAAGGCCGGACCCGGACGGCGTGCAGCCGGGCGGCATACAGCTTCTCGGTGTCCATCGTCTTCGCGTCGTCCATCGTCTTCGCGGTGTCCGCCGTCTTGGCGGTGTCCGTCGTCATGCTGAGGCCGCCCGCCTCGCCACGTTCAACGCGCCGGCCAGCCGCTCGATCCCGGACGGCAGCGGCCAGTCGTCGCGGCGCAGCCCGGCCAGCTCCGAGGCGGGCACCACGACCAGGTCCGGCGCGCCGTCGTCGAGCGCCCGGACCAGCAGCCTCCAGGCCGCTTCCCACCGCTCGCGGTCCGCGTTGCCCCGGACCGCTTCGACCACCCCTTCCAGTACGACCTGACGCAGGTCACCACGCTCGGGCAGCACCGCGGCGGCCGGGTCGGCGAGCAGCACCTCCGGGTCGGGCAGGTCCATCCGGTCCAGCACGGCCAGCAGCTCCAGCCCGGGACCGTCCCCGACCACGCCCCGGACCAGCATCGACAGCACCTCGCGCGAGGTGCCGGCCGCGGTCCCGAACGCGATCAGCCGGACCGCCATGTCCCAGGTGCGCGGCGACGGCCAGGCCCCGCCCCGCTTGGTCTCCGACTGTGGCAGCTGGTGCACCAGCTTCGGCCGCGCGGTCAGCAGCTCGCACACCGCCCGCCGGGCGAAGGCCACCGCGCCCGGCAGCCCGTCCGGATCCAGCCGGGGCAGGGTGGCCCGCGGCCAGGTCCCGCCCAGCCCCCGCACCACCACCTCGTGCTGGTAGATCCACTGCAGATGGACGAACCGGTTGGCCAGCGGCGCGCTCAACTCCCAGCCGTCGGCCGCCGAACCGCGCGGGTTCGCCGCCGCGACGATCCGCACCCCGGGCGGCAGGGTCAGCGCGCCGACCCGGCGCTCCAGCACCAGCCGCAGCAGGGCGGCCTGCACGGCCGGCGGGGCGGTCGACAGCTCGTCGAGGAAGAGCAGCCCGCGGCCGGCGGTGGCGAGCCGCACCGCCCAGTCCGGCGGGGCCATCGGGACGCCGTGCACCGCCGGGTCGGCGCCGATCACCGGCAGTCCGGAGAAGTCGGTCGGCTCGTGCACGCTGGCGATCACCGTGGTCAGCGGCAGGTCGAGGGAGTCGGCGAGCTGGTTCAGGGCGGCGGTCTTGCCGATCCCCGGCTCGCCCCAGAGCAGCACCGGCAGGTCCGCGGCGACGGCCAGGGTGAGCGCTTCCAGCTGCGGGTCGGGACGCGGCTCGGTGGTCGTGTCGGCGAGCAGCTTCAGCAGGTCAGCAGCGGTGTCGAGAGTCATTCAGTAGATCACCTTGGGGGTAGTCGTGGTCCGGAGCCGGCGGGGCAGAACCTTGCCCCGGGGCGGTGGTTGCGGGTTCGGGTCGGTGCGATAGCGGTCGAAGACGGCGTGCCGCTGCTCGGTGCGGGCCAGTTCGTCGCGCAGCGGGCCGTCACGCAGGGCGGCGCCCGGGCCGAGCAGCGCCTCCACGGCGGCCAGGGCGCCGGCCAGGTCGCCGTGGTCGAGGCGGGCGCGGATGTCGGCGAGGCTGTCCGGGCGGCGCAGCGCCCGGTCGATCACCTGCAGGCAGGGCAGCGGCGTCCCGCCGAAGCCGACCAGGATCTCCTCCCGCAGCAGCTCGTCCGGCCCGTGGTCGAGCGCCGCCAGCACCCCGCCGACCAGCCCGATCCGGTGCCGTTCCCCCCCGGCACTCCACCAGCCGCACCCCGCCACCCGCTCGGTCGTGCCCGCCCCGCTCCAGCCCGCCGGTGCTCCCGCCCGCCCTCGCCACACCCAGCGACCCCGGATCCCCGGGCCCGTCCGAAGCCCCCTGGGCGCCGCCAGCCTCGCGCGCGGCCGGAGCACCCTGCGAGCTCGAAGCCCTTCGCGCGCCGCCGACCCCGCGCGCGGCCGGAGCGCCCTCCGTGTCCGGGGTCTCGTTCGAGGGCGAGTGGTGGGCGGGCACGAGCGACGCGGCGACGAGCGGATGCAGCTGTCCGGGTTCGATCAGTCCGGCGTGGAGCAGCTCCAGATCCGGCAGCAGCCAGGTGGCCGCGTCCGGCAGGATCAGCGCGGTCCGTGCCACGGAACGCCGTGACACGCCTTCACCAGCGGCTCCCCGGTCGTCCCGGGTGAGCCCGGCAGGCAGTTCACGGTGATCACGAGCGCTCAGGCGTACCAGAACCGGGTCGCCCTCCCGGCCCTCGGCGGACCGCAAGATCTCCGCCTCCGCCGCCCACCGATGCACGGCGCAGCCGTCCATCTCGTCGAACGACACCCCCACGCCCTCGGACAACCACCCCGCTCCATCGTCGCCCGGCCGCACCACACCCTCGCTCGGCCGCGCCGCAGTACCGCCTCTGCCCTTCTCGGCGCCGCCCAGCGGCCAAGTCGCCGCACCGTCCAGCGACCGGCACCCCGCGCCATCCGGCAGCCACGACTTGGCGTTGTCCAGCGGCCCGGACTTGGCGTTGTCCGGTGGCCAGGAGTGCGCGCCGGCGCGGACGGCAAGTTCGGTGGTGTGGCGGGCGTCCCAGAGGTGGCGGTGCAGGTCGAGGCGGAAGCGGCGGTGCGGGCGCGGATGCGGGTGCCGGCCGTCGGAGGTGCCGTCCCACAGGGCCAGGGAGATCCGCTGGCCGGCGTCGGCCCAGGCCGGAGCGGTCCGGGCGACCAGGTGCAGCCGGGGCGCGTAGCGGACCAGCGACACGGTCAGGCCGGGCCGCAGCAGCCCGGACTCCACCCGCGGGAAGTGCCAGCGGAGCAGGTCCGGAACGAGGTGCCGCAGGTCAGCGCGGATCTCCGCGGCCAGCTCGCGGCCGTGCCGGCGGCCGATCGCGCGGGGGTCCAGTTCCGGATCGACCCGGGACACGGCACACGCGCCGGCCCAGTCGCCGGCCGATCGCCGGGTGGCAGCGGACTCGATCATGGTGGGCGGCACGGCGAACTCGCGCACGCGCTGCCAGGCGAGGAGACGGGGATGACCGTCCAGGAGGGAGCGCATCAGCACTCACTTCTGGTGGGCATGTCCCCCTTCCCGGATTCCGAGGTATTCATCGCCGCGCAGCCTAACCGCTCACCGCCACCCCGTCACCCCCGATTTTCTGTACTACCGTGCCCGATGTGCTCCCCGACGACCGTGCTCCGGCTCGCCTGCCCAGTCCGCCCCGCGATCTCCCGGACGACCGGCTGCGGATCGACATCGGTCGGGCCGCCGACGGCACACCGGTCCAGCTGGACCTCAAGGAGGCCGTGGACGGCGGGATCGGCCCACACGGCCTGATCGCCGGGGACGGCACGCCGCACCTGCTGCGGAGCATCGTCCTCGGCCTGGCCGCCAAGCACGTCCCGGACGAGGTCACCTTCGTGCTGCTCGACGCCACGACCGGAACCTTCGACGGCCTGGACCGCCTGCCGCACACCGCGGTCCTCCTCGACGCCGCCTCGCTCGCCCCCACCGGCTCCGCCTCACCCCCGCCCACCTTCCCGAGCCACACGCCGACCCCGGCCGCATCCGCGGACCGCCCCTCGACCCCGCCCGGATCCACCGGCCCTGTCCCCTCCCCGGCCGGATCCGGCGCGCCGGGTGGGGACCTGGTGCCGCGGCTGATCGACGTCCTCGAGGGCGAGTCGGCCCGCCGCAAGCGCCTGCTGGTCGCCGCCGGTTGCGCCAGCCACAGCGCCTACCTCCGGAAGACCGCGAACCACCCGCCGATGCCCGCCCTGGTCCTGATCTGCCACGGCTTCCCGGCCCTGCTCGACAACCACCCGCCACTGCGCGAAGTGGTCCGCCGGCTCGGCTGGCTCGGCCGCGCCCGCGGCATCCACCTGCTGTTGGCCGCCCCCACCACTGCGGACATGTCCGACTTGGCGGGCTATCTCGCCTACCGGATCGCCCTGCCCGCGGCCCCCGATTTCGTCCTCGACTCCCCCGCCGCCCGCTCCCTCTCCCCGGGCCAGGCCCTGCTCCGCACCGGCACCGACCAGCCCGCCCGGTTCACCCTGATCAACACCCCGGCACCCACCGAGACATCCATCCCCGGCGATACCCCAGCGCCCACCGGGACCTCCGATCACCACGCCTCCGCGCAACCCGGCAGCGACCGCGACCACCGACCCGCCGTCGATCCCGCAGGCCGGCTCGACCACCTCTCCGCCGGACCGCAGCCGACCCACCGGATCTGGCTGCCCCCGCTCGACGCCGCCCCCGCCCTCGACGAACTCGCCGGCCCCGTCGTGTCCGATCCTGATCAGAGGCTGGTCTTCGCCGACCGCACCCTGCACGGCGCGTTGCAGGTCCCGATCGCGATCCTCGACAAGCCCCGCGAGCACCGCCGCGACACCATCTGGCTTCCGATCGCCGGCAACGTCGCGGTGGTCGGTGGCCCAGGAAGCGGCAAAACCACCATCTTGCGTACGCTGACCGTCGCGCTCTCCCTGTCGCACACCGCTCCCGCCCTGCGCGTGGTGGCGCCCACCTCGCTCACCCACGCCGCAGCCGCCGCTGACATCGGCGCGCCCGCTTCGCTCACCGAGACCGCACCCGCCGTAGCCACCGAAGCGCCTGCCGCCTCGACAGACGGGGACAGCGCCCTGACCGCGACGCCCCGCGCGAACGCGACCGACAGCCCCGCCGAGCCCACCGACTACCAGCGGCTCCCGCTCGTGCACGGCATGCTCGGGGACCGCAGTGCAGCCGACGACGTGAAGCGCGATCTCTACGCCCGCCTCGACGACCCGCGCGGCGACACGATCGTCGTGATCGACGACTGGGCCGCGTTCTGGGACGCCCATCCGCACTGGCACGAGCTGCTCCTGGAGATCGCCCAGCGCGGCACCGCCCGGGGCGTGCACCTGGTCGCCACCGCCACCCAGTGGTCCGATTTCGATCCGCGATTGGCGGACCATTTCGGGTCGCGCCTGGAGCTGCGGCTCACCGACCCCGGGAAGTCCGGGATCAGCCCGACGGCCGCCGCCGCGGTCCCATCCGCCCGCCCCGGCCGGGGCATCGTCGCCGCCCCGGGCCATCCCGGTGGGGCCCTGCACTTCCTGGCCACCCGTCCCGAACTGACCACGACCCGGCACGCCGACCTGCTCAGCGCCCTGGCCACCGAGCACTGCGCGGAGTGCGGCTTCACCTACGACACGGTCACCGCCGACGAGCTGCCGGCCCGGTTGCGTGCCGCCGGTTCGCTGTTCGCCGCGGCTCTGCTCGCCGTGGCCGACCTGCGTCGACGCCCGGCGCCGGAGACCTGGTCCGCCCTGGAGTACACCTGCCACGTCCGCGACGTCCTCCAGGTCCAGCGGGAACGCCTGACCCTGGCCCGGTCCACCGACAACCCGGAGTTCCCCCCGATGGGGCGCGACGAGCGGGTCATCACCGACGCGTACAACTCCCAGGACCCTCACACCGTCCTGACCGGGTTGGATCAGGCAGGCGAGGCCCTGGCCGCCGCCTTCGCCACGCTCCCCCCGGCCGGCTTCGCCCGCACCGGCATCTACAACTGGCCGACCGCCACCACCCGAACCATGCTCTGGCTGGGCCGCCACACCGTCCACGAGGTGGTCCACCACCTCCTCGACATAGCCCGCCAGCCCCGGAACTGACCGCTCACCGCCGCAACGGGCGGCGCAGGGACAGGTCTGATTTCCGCCAGACCGGGTCGGCGGGGCGGGCGCACGATGGCGGCATGAGTTACGAGATCCATGCCCTTCCGCCGGAGATTCTGGAGCAGGCCCGGTCGAGCGCCGACGGGCCCGCGCACGCACGCTCGGTGGCGACCGGCGGGGAGCCGCTGCGGTGCTGCCTGCGGGACGCTCGCGCCGGTGAGGAGCTGCTGCTCTTCACCTATGAGCCGCCGCTGCCGCCCAGTCCGTACCGGGAAGTGGGCGCCGTCTTCGCGCATGCCGTGCCGTGCGCCGGGCCGCAACGAGCCGCGGACGCCGAGCCGGACCGGACCGCGAACGCCGGGCCGGAACAAGCCGCGGACGCCGAGTCGGACCGTACCGCGGACAGCGGGCCG contains:
- a CDS encoding vWA domain-containing protein, with protein sequence MTTDTAKTADTAKTMDDAKTMDTEKLYAARLHAVRVRPYLASALFALHVVECPATPTMAVDRYWRCYVSPDFVARMPMTELAGVWVHEVSHLLRDHHGRGDRYVREHELTGPGVRLRLNIAADCEINDDIYGDGLPSPAGAVHPAVLRLPPGELMEDYLPRFRLGPFTDGYAWLDCGSGADGGERPWDLGPDGAHGLTEQERDAVRFRVAQGINGAPGRVSKGWRRWAEEAFHPPQPWRELLGAAVRAAAASAGAGDDYTYGRPARRAAALPRVVLPALRRNPPRVCVVIDTSASVSDEELGMALLEVAAIGRAVGGRRQLLGVVSCDVAARVAHPICRGEGIPLIGGGGTDLRAGFASALRTRPDVIVVLTDGWTPWPSSPPPCRTVVGLFRRRGGEGSDHTMAWPPDWARSVRIG
- a CDS encoding AAA family ATPase, with protein sequence MTLDTAADLLKLLADTTTEPRPDPQLEALTLAVAADLPVLLWGEPGIGKTAALNQLADSLDLPLTTVIASVHEPTDFSGLPVIGADPAVHGVPMAPPDWAVRLATAGRGLLFLDELSTAPPAVQAALLRLVLERRVGALTLPPGVRIVAAANPRGSAADGWELSAPLANRFVHLQWIYQHEVVVRGLGGTWPRATLPRLDPDGLPGAVAFARRAVCELLTARPKLVHQLPQSETKRGGAWPSPRTWDMAVRLIAFGTAAGTSREVLSMLVRGVVGDGPGLELLAVLDRMDLPDPEVLLADPAAAVLPERGDLRQVVLEGVVEAVRGNADRERWEAAWRLLVRALDDGAPDLVVVPASELAGLRRDDWPLPSGIERLAGALNVARRAASA
- a CDS encoding FtsK/SpoIIIE domain-containing protein gives rise to the protein MLPDDRAPARLPSPPRDLPDDRLRIDIGRAADGTPVQLDLKEAVDGGIGPHGLIAGDGTPHLLRSIVLGLAAKHVPDEVTFVLLDATTGTFDGLDRLPHTAVLLDAASLAPTGSASPPPTFPSHTPTPAASADRPSTPPGSTGPVPSPAGSGAPGGDLVPRLIDVLEGESARRKRLLVAAGCASHSAYLRKTANHPPMPALVLICHGFPALLDNHPPLREVVRRLGWLGRARGIHLLLAAPTTADMSDLAGYLAYRIALPAAPDFVLDSPAARSLSPGQALLRTGTDQPARFTLINTPAPTETSIPGDTPAPTGTSDHHASAQPGSDRDHRPAVDPAGRLDHLSAGPQPTHRIWLPPLDAAPALDELAGPVVSDPDQRLVFADRTLHGALQVPIAILDKPREHRRDTIWLPIAGNVAVVGGPGSGKTTILRTLTVALSLSHTAPALRVVAPTSLTHAAAAADIGAPASLTETAPAVATEAPAASTDGDSALTATPRANATDSPAEPTDYQRLPLVHGMLGDRSAADDVKRDLYARLDDPRGDTIVVIDDWAAFWDAHPHWHELLLEIAQRGTARGVHLVATATQWSDFDPRLADHFGSRLELRLTDPGKSGISPTAAAAVPSARPGRGIVAAPGHPGGALHFLATRPELTTTRHADLLSALATEHCAECGFTYDTVTADELPARLRAAGSLFAAALLAVADLRRRPAPETWSALEYTCHVRDVLQVQRERLTLARSTDNPEFPPMGRDERVITDAYNSQDPHTVLTGLDQAGEALAAAFATLPPAGFARTGIYNWPTATTRTMLWLGRHTVHEVVHHLLDIARQPRN
- a CDS encoding DUF1203 domain-containing protein encodes the protein MSYEIHALPPEILEQARSSADGPAHARSVATGGEPLRCCLRDARAGEELLLFTYEPPLPPSPYREVGAVFAHAVPCAGPQRAADAEPDRTANAGPEQAADAESDRTADSGPDRTADSEPDRTAGGGYPDAWRGRPQVLRAYDARGWIHPSTRVHDGSDPDGALAAVFADPDVVQVHSRNVAYGCFMFVATRSSR
- a CDS encoding DUF7507 domain-containing protein, with the protein product MALRRCAHHLLVLFLLVVCCLLVFAPTRREPARAAQSTCGAAVNLINGDFEAPAIAANSMSLINEGPDMPGWKTTAPDHVFELWHEVRQGFNAGSGVQFVELNANFVSTLYQDVATTPGQTMRWEIKHRGRLGTDVMAVKIGPAGGTLVQQGANIADPSTAWGPSSANYTVPPGQTLTRFAFESISAAQNKPTYGNFLDGISFGTAACLLTSTAVSAATANAGDVLTYTVTTENRGGNPAQLAVLSDPLPPNTTFVPGSIRSVTGASSTTVTDAADGDTGEYDPATRTVRVRAGTGATPSAGGTIPVGESRSFSYQVKVNTAAAESTLASTGEAAYTEPISGSRLTSTGSTTATSVAAAADLRISAVVGAGGVVAGRAATTNLTVTNAGPSTASAVQVSAVVPFGIVNVGATMPGATCTVTGQNARCDLAGMPSGGTGVMTVSGDVIAQATPGVQATLTSAVTSSTFEVNQADNAASVSAAVATLADVGVTMTNTAGVAGSPITYTATVTNAGPSMARGLVLADVIPLATATYTSASGGTCAVTPIGTLECQLADMMPSTSTTVTINMTLKASGGGAVNNAVSVTSSTPDPSAANNNFSVQSAGTAVADVGVRLGLSQLSAYAGDSVTYTLTVTNNGPSDATNVTFNTVTPPGVTIVRNSPYCTANACTVGTLPAGASIQLGGTATLGASAAAGPGFASTTVISPTTDNNAANDTDTINFTVLLRADLAVTQTLGNPSDPSALVAGQTVTGAVRVVNNGQTRAEGVVLRQAIPAGRPVPAASASAGSCTFQGTVTGGVTPDGGSYVCNLATLAASADWQITFAAVLLPTGYGSTAYGRTATVSASTPDPVGGNDTVTTTATVEQRADLEVIKVVTGSTSIVQSEEVDFEVQVINHGPSDATSVVVRESPDAGLTLTSGTATNGTFDTAAQRWTIQRMIPGNTPGAVLTLHGTALGSGTLNNKSEIVAADGTDPVAGNNSDTDGVTAAAAAPALSIRSVSVVSATPAGVGATIDYVYEVSNTGNLPMTSLTLTGNLSGTSTCAPDSVAVGATTTCTGSRHTVSNAEVLANRPITDTVTAQAVNTSTVLPATYAQLSSSVPVAVAHASLAVVLTPTVSTASRQNAAASGDWISYTYAVTNNGNVQMDGVTVTDTKGNTINCQQPDLAIGASMTCDHTPGQGYRVQQSDIDGGGPVTNTATVSSTTPVASFSSPVSSVPVAPAAPALDIEVKLPPGLVTPVRVNDAINYTYKITNTGNVGLDTVSVTDLSIATINCPASVIPFGGTLTCTSTTPYTVVQADIDAGVDIRNDAIVDARSVAPGHLPANAEGSLPVPVVTAGPALTVTTVPHVSPTGHAGAVQPGDTVAFTHQVRNTGNVTMRLDSVSDSLSGGATCDAASLLVGGTAACTGNAAYRVTQSDYDAGVALSATTRVTGRAPGEATAGPYATTTTSVPVGVGVATLTVTTGATHVTPAEHVNAVEAGDTVTFDFLVTNIGTLSMRTVTVTDTRSGRAACPADTLGPNGSMTCVSAGYRVTQADIDDGYPLTSTATVTGQVGGGPVQSFGPAATWVPVVVGAPSLDVQPIGRVTPDGHQGAPVAGDTVTWTYQVVNNGNQTMADVAVTGPGTIVCPQTGLAVREAVTCTTAERHTVTQAEVDAGKPITTVVSAAGRAPDGAHSFGPFHGTVALTAGQPLLEITLTTRVASAADASGRVSATASSGASPSAAAVEHGVTAGDLLRYTYAVYNRGNVTVGELAVDHARGGTVSCASTRLAPGDGTDCQAVTDYRVSQADVDAAHPIRDTAVARGVVPGSLRKVSSRPASTTVPLAEPAPKLGGAQTAVWTDTDGDGLLGPGDDVISTIVVTNTGTVTLVNVRVTGLPAAVTCEATRLAPGASTTCRSGVYHLTAKQIAAGRQTFQAKIAGDLVDPDADDVTAEAPSTVAVPAKKPLPAPAEPLAPEEPDEPGDAKPGKFPVTGPAIALVVLAGTVLLLAGGGLRYLGRRPAHAAYRPAHRK